From Orcinus orca chromosome 3, mOrcOrc1.1, whole genome shotgun sequence, a single genomic window includes:
- the NUDT12 gene encoding NAD-capped RNA hydrolase NUDT12 isoform X1 — protein MELYFWRPVLQSTCTEWAVEKEEMSSVKRSPNQEITSQFHYSAAEGDIARLTVMLSHSPSLLNETSENGWTALMYAARNGHPDVVQFLLEKGCDRSIINKSRQTALDIAKFWGYKHIANLLANAKGGKKPWFLTSEMEECENYFSKTLLDRKSEKRNNSDWLLAKESHPATVYILFSDLNPLVTLGGNEERFQQPEVRLCQLNYTDIKDYLAQPEKITLIFLGVELEMKKELFNYAGEVSQEKDAEKDALVAWFALGIDPVAAEEFKQRHENCYFLHPPMPALLQLKEKEAGVVAQARSVLAWHSRYKFCPTCGSATKIEEGGYKRVCLKEDCPSLHGVHNTSYPRVDPVVIMQVIHPDGTKCLLGRQKRFPPGMFTCLAGFIEPGETIEDAVRREVEEESGVRVGRVQYVSCQPWPMPSSLMIGCLAVAVSTEIKVDKNEIEDARWFTREQVVDVLTKGKQQAFFVPPSRAIAHQLIKHWIGMNPNL, from the exons ATGGAACTATATTTTTGGAGGCCAGTTTTGCAGTCAACCTGCACTGAGTGGGCTGTGGAGAAG gaagaaatgtCTTCTGTAAAAAGAAGTCCAAACCAAGAAATTACATCCCAATTTCACTATTCAGCTGCAGAAGGAGATATTGCCAGGTTAACAGTAATGCTCAGTCATTCTCCATCTCTTCTCAATGAAACTTCTGAAAATGGCTGGACTGCTTTAATGTATGCTGCAAGGAATGGGCACCCAGATGTTGTCCAGTTTCTGCTTGAGAAAGG GTGTGACAGATCCATTATCAATAAATCAAGGCAGACTGCACTGGATATTGCTAAATTTTGGGGTTATAAGCATATAGCTAATTTACTAGCTAATGCTAAAGGTGGGAAGAAGCCTTGGTTCCTAACCAGTGAAATGGAAgaatgtgaaaattattttagcaAGACACTACTGGACcggaaaagtgaaaaaagaaataattctgaCTGGCTGTTAGCAAAAGAAAGCCATCCAGCCACAGTTTATATCCTTTTCTCAGATTTAAATCCCTTGGTTACTCTAGGTGGCAATGAAGAACGTTTCCAACAGCCAGAAGTCAGGCTTTGTCAGCTGAACTACACAGATATAAAGGATTATTTGGCTCAGCCTGAGAAGATCACCTTGATTTTCCTTGGAGTAGAacttgaaatgaaaaaagagttATTTAATTATGCTGGGGAAGTCTCACaagaaaaagatgcagaaaaagatgcGTTGGTTGCCTGGTTTGCTTTAGGTATAGATCCTGTTGCTGCTGAAGAATTTAAGCAAAGACATGAAAATTGCTATTTTCTTCATCCTCCAATGCCAGCTCTTCTgcaattgaaagaaaaagaagctg GGGTTGTAGCTCAAGCAAGATCTGTCCTCGCCTGGCACAGTCGATATAAGTTCTGCCCAACCTGTGGAAGTGCAACTAAAATTGAAGAGGGTGGCTATAAAAGAGTATGCTTAAAAGAAGACTGTCCTAGTCTCCATGGTGTTCACAATACATCATATCCAAGAGTTG atccAGTAGTAATCATGCAAGTTATTCATCCAGATGGGACCAAATGTCTTTTAGGCAGGCAGAAAAGATTTCCTCCAGGCATGTTtacctgccttgctggatttatTGAACCTG GGGAGACAATAGAAGATGCTGTTCGGAGAGAAGTAGAAGAAGAAAGTGGAGTCAGAGTTGGCCGTGTTCAGTATGTCTCTTGTCAACCATGGCCTATGCCCTCCTCCTTAATGATTGGTTGCTTAGCTGTGGCAGTGTCTACAGAAATTAAAGTTGACAAGAATGAAATAGAGGATGCCCGCTGGTTCACTAGAGAACAG GTTGTGGATGTTCTGACCAAAGGGAAGCAGCAGGCATTCTTTGTGCCACCAAGCCGAGCTATTGCACATCAACTAATCAAACACTGGATTGGAATGAACCCCAATCTCTAA
- the NUDT12 gene encoding NAD-capped RNA hydrolase NUDT12 isoform X3 — MHKHCAGGSEWNYIFGGQFCSQPALSGLWRRCDRSIINKSRQTALDIAKFWGYKHIANLLANAKGGKKPWFLTSEMEECENYFSKTLLDRKSEKRNNSDWLLAKESHPATVYILFSDLNPLVTLGGNEERFQQPEVRLCQLNYTDIKDYLAQPEKITLIFLGVELEMKKELFNYAGEVSQEKDAEKDALVAWFALGIDPVAAEEFKQRHENCYFLHPPMPALLQLKEKEAGVVAQARSVLAWHSRYKFCPTCGSATKIEEGGYKRVCLKEDCPSLHGVHNTSYPRVDPVVIMQVIHPDGTKCLLGRQKRFPPGMFTCLAGFIEPGETIEDAVRREVEEESGVRVGRVQYVSCQPWPMPSSLMIGCLAVAVSTEIKVDKNEIEDARWFTREQVVDVLTKGKQQAFFVPPSRAIAHQLIKHWIGMNPNL, encoded by the exons ATGCATAAGCATTGCGCTGGGGGTAGCGAATGGAACTATATTTTTGGAGGCCAGTTTTGCAGTCAACCTGCACTGAGTGGGCTGTGGAGAAG GTGTGACAGATCCATTATCAATAAATCAAGGCAGACTGCACTGGATATTGCTAAATTTTGGGGTTATAAGCATATAGCTAATTTACTAGCTAATGCTAAAGGTGGGAAGAAGCCTTGGTTCCTAACCAGTGAAATGGAAgaatgtgaaaattattttagcaAGACACTACTGGACcggaaaagtgaaaaaagaaataattctgaCTGGCTGTTAGCAAAAGAAAGCCATCCAGCCACAGTTTATATCCTTTTCTCAGATTTAAATCCCTTGGTTACTCTAGGTGGCAATGAAGAACGTTTCCAACAGCCAGAAGTCAGGCTTTGTCAGCTGAACTACACAGATATAAAGGATTATTTGGCTCAGCCTGAGAAGATCACCTTGATTTTCCTTGGAGTAGAacttgaaatgaaaaaagagttATTTAATTATGCTGGGGAAGTCTCACaagaaaaagatgcagaaaaagatgcGTTGGTTGCCTGGTTTGCTTTAGGTATAGATCCTGTTGCTGCTGAAGAATTTAAGCAAAGACATGAAAATTGCTATTTTCTTCATCCTCCAATGCCAGCTCTTCTgcaattgaaagaaaaagaagctg GGGTTGTAGCTCAAGCAAGATCTGTCCTCGCCTGGCACAGTCGATATAAGTTCTGCCCAACCTGTGGAAGTGCAACTAAAATTGAAGAGGGTGGCTATAAAAGAGTATGCTTAAAAGAAGACTGTCCTAGTCTCCATGGTGTTCACAATACATCATATCCAAGAGTTG atccAGTAGTAATCATGCAAGTTATTCATCCAGATGGGACCAAATGTCTTTTAGGCAGGCAGAAAAGATTTCCTCCAGGCATGTTtacctgccttgctggatttatTGAACCTG GGGAGACAATAGAAGATGCTGTTCGGAGAGAAGTAGAAGAAGAAAGTGGAGTCAGAGTTGGCCGTGTTCAGTATGTCTCTTGTCAACCATGGCCTATGCCCTCCTCCTTAATGATTGGTTGCTTAGCTGTGGCAGTGTCTACAGAAATTAAAGTTGACAAGAATGAAATAGAGGATGCCCGCTGGTTCACTAGAGAACAG GTTGTGGATGTTCTGACCAAAGGGAAGCAGCAGGCATTCTTTGTGCCACCAAGCCGAGCTATTGCACATCAACTAATCAAACACTGGATTGGAATGAACCCCAATCTCTAA
- the NUDT12 gene encoding NAD-capped RNA hydrolase NUDT12 isoform X2, with product MSSVKRSPNQEITSQFHYSAAEGDIARLTVMLSHSPSLLNETSENGWTALMYAARNGHPDVVQFLLEKGCDRSIINKSRQTALDIAKFWGYKHIANLLANAKGGKKPWFLTSEMEECENYFSKTLLDRKSEKRNNSDWLLAKESHPATVYILFSDLNPLVTLGGNEERFQQPEVRLCQLNYTDIKDYLAQPEKITLIFLGVELEMKKELFNYAGEVSQEKDAEKDALVAWFALGIDPVAAEEFKQRHENCYFLHPPMPALLQLKEKEAGVVAQARSVLAWHSRYKFCPTCGSATKIEEGGYKRVCLKEDCPSLHGVHNTSYPRVDPVVIMQVIHPDGTKCLLGRQKRFPPGMFTCLAGFIEPGETIEDAVRREVEEESGVRVGRVQYVSCQPWPMPSSLMIGCLAVAVSTEIKVDKNEIEDARWFTREQVVDVLTKGKQQAFFVPPSRAIAHQLIKHWIGMNPNL from the exons atgtCTTCTGTAAAAAGAAGTCCAAACCAAGAAATTACATCCCAATTTCACTATTCAGCTGCAGAAGGAGATATTGCCAGGTTAACAGTAATGCTCAGTCATTCTCCATCTCTTCTCAATGAAACTTCTGAAAATGGCTGGACTGCTTTAATGTATGCTGCAAGGAATGGGCACCCAGATGTTGTCCAGTTTCTGCTTGAGAAAGG GTGTGACAGATCCATTATCAATAAATCAAGGCAGACTGCACTGGATATTGCTAAATTTTGGGGTTATAAGCATATAGCTAATTTACTAGCTAATGCTAAAGGTGGGAAGAAGCCTTGGTTCCTAACCAGTGAAATGGAAgaatgtgaaaattattttagcaAGACACTACTGGACcggaaaagtgaaaaaagaaataattctgaCTGGCTGTTAGCAAAAGAAAGCCATCCAGCCACAGTTTATATCCTTTTCTCAGATTTAAATCCCTTGGTTACTCTAGGTGGCAATGAAGAACGTTTCCAACAGCCAGAAGTCAGGCTTTGTCAGCTGAACTACACAGATATAAAGGATTATTTGGCTCAGCCTGAGAAGATCACCTTGATTTTCCTTGGAGTAGAacttgaaatgaaaaaagagttATTTAATTATGCTGGGGAAGTCTCACaagaaaaagatgcagaaaaagatgcGTTGGTTGCCTGGTTTGCTTTAGGTATAGATCCTGTTGCTGCTGAAGAATTTAAGCAAAGACATGAAAATTGCTATTTTCTTCATCCTCCAATGCCAGCTCTTCTgcaattgaaagaaaaagaagctg GGGTTGTAGCTCAAGCAAGATCTGTCCTCGCCTGGCACAGTCGATATAAGTTCTGCCCAACCTGTGGAAGTGCAACTAAAATTGAAGAGGGTGGCTATAAAAGAGTATGCTTAAAAGAAGACTGTCCTAGTCTCCATGGTGTTCACAATACATCATATCCAAGAGTTG atccAGTAGTAATCATGCAAGTTATTCATCCAGATGGGACCAAATGTCTTTTAGGCAGGCAGAAAAGATTTCCTCCAGGCATGTTtacctgccttgctggatttatTGAACCTG GGGAGACAATAGAAGATGCTGTTCGGAGAGAAGTAGAAGAAGAAAGTGGAGTCAGAGTTGGCCGTGTTCAGTATGTCTCTTGTCAACCATGGCCTATGCCCTCCTCCTTAATGATTGGTTGCTTAGCTGTGGCAGTGTCTACAGAAATTAAAGTTGACAAGAATGAAATAGAGGATGCCCGCTGGTTCACTAGAGAACAG GTTGTGGATGTTCTGACCAAAGGGAAGCAGCAGGCATTCTTTGTGCCACCAAGCCGAGCTATTGCACATCAACTAATCAAACACTGGATTGGAATGAACCCCAATCTCTAA